In Podospora pseudocomata strain CBS 415.72m chromosome 4, whole genome shotgun sequence, the genomic stretch ACCAGCGCTGCTTTTGGGGGGCGCGGTGTGCCGTGGAGTGGTGAGGCGGGTAGAGCTACGGCGGGAGGGTTGTTTCTTGTTAGCAACAAGTGCGATTGTACGCCTAATACGAAGGTGGTGGATCAGCTTCGTGACAAGGGGCAGGAGAAGTTGTGGGGGCACACGATGGAAATTCTCGGGCCATATTTGTAACTATTCTAATGTTGGCAAAAAGCGGGTGAATGGACTGAGTGAGAGAAGGGCAAAATGGCGAAAATAATATTGTGGTTTGACTCTCCCGCCGGGAATTGAACCCGGGTCTCGAGCGTTGTTGGAATGACAAGCTCACATACTGACCACTATACTACGGAAGATTTACAGATGTTGACACCTGTCGTAGCttgctgttggtggagaagCTGGGACCTAAGAAGGACAGTGGAAATTGCAGCTGagaccccccccccccttttgaCTCGGTATCTTAGCGCAAAACTTTTGGACCAGGCGTCAAAGATTTCCTACCACTCTTGATTCCTGTTGGTTATTGTGTCCCTCTGTTTTACCTGAATGAAGACCTTTTGCTCTGCTTATCGTGAAAGTGAACTTGAAGTCTGCGCCAAGCAAATAACATCCTGATACAGAACCAAGTAACATCGTGCTGTGCTGAAGAAGTGGTCTGATGGTGACGAGGTAACTTCGCTCGCTGTAGAAACGCCCACCTTTCCTTTCCAGGAAAAAGATTACCACTAGATAGGAAGACTGCAGGATCTGGTGTTGCTCGAGCATGGGGCGGGACAGACCTTCTTTTTGAACATCCACGGATTTAGAACTGATCATCGCAAGGAACGTAAGCTAGTCGGTTTTTGCAGCTAGAGCTGAAGATTACTGCCAACGTCAAGTTGGGGCCAAGCCAATCACATCCTCCCGGCAACTCAGACGAGCTGGCTCAAGGTAACACCAGATACACCAAAAAGAACCAAGCCCTGGAGAAACAGGATTCTGTGGCCGAAATATGCAGAAATGCAACTGTTCTGCTCCTCTCAGCCCCACATGTCACAGCTGTCAGTTGTTGTCAAATGAATCGAAGAACGGTTATACCCGCTGATCAGGGCCTAATATGGCGATCATTTTGTGGGACCTGACCATTGCGTCGTATCGTCAACCTCAAAAGAAAGCCATTCTTGGTTGAAGCCGCCAGCTCAGGTCAGTTCGTAGCCTGCACGGGACTTTGGGTAGCGGTAGGACACAACAGCCAACTGCCGTCGTATGGTTGAGGTAAGTTCGGAGAAAAGGCTGACAATGCGGTGGGTTCATGGCAGACTAACCAAGGCTTCATACCCTAAACCAGGTTCTAGTATCGCCCTGCATGTAAGCCAGCAGTTTTCATGCTCGCTACCGACTTTTCTCACCAATCCACGCCGTTATTGTCTCACTATTGACTGCGTGTTCCATTCTCCTTATCCAAACTCTCGCCAGGGGGGCATCTGCCCGTTTTGGGGGCTCGAATGCAAGATGACGGTGATCTTGCCGGAATACAGGACGGAGAAAAATCCGTTTGGGGATAGCACTGGACGTCACGTCATTGTTGACTTTTTCTAGACGATAACAAGAGGGTCAACTAGAACACAACAAGGATAAAAGGGCCAGTGAAGCCAAAAGCATTTAGGATCTTAATACCAGTTGGCCCATCGAGTCTTCTTCAAGGCAGAACTCAAGATGCAGTCCCTCGTGGCTTCCCTCGTGGCCGTTGCCTCTTTGATCTCGGTGGTGAAGGGAGATACTTGTTCCGAGCTTCGagcaaacaccaacatcgaAGTCTCGGCACCCATCTCGCCGACATATATTGCCGAGCAAACCGAGTACTGGTCCGCATCCTGCAGCGCCCTCAAGCCGTCCTgcatcatcttccccaaGTCTGCAGCCGAAGtatccaccatcatctcggttctcaacaccaacgacGAGCACTTTGCCGTGAAATCCGGTGGCCACTCCCCAAACAACTACTACGCTTCTGTTGACGGCGGTCCCTTGATCTCGACCCAGAACCTCGATCATGCCAACCTCGATCCTGCAaccggcatcctcgacttTGGTCCCGGCAACCGTCTCGACGGCCTGGCCCAGAAGCTCCAAGGCACTGGCTGGACCTTTGTAGGCGGCCGCATCGGCAACACGGGCACAGGCGGTCTCATGCTCGGCGGAGGTCTTTCATACATGTCCGCCCAACACGGCTGGTCTGCGTCCTCCGTCCTCGAATACGAACTTGTCCTCCCCAACGGCACCATCACCTACCCCTCtgcaaccaaccacccctccctatTCAAAGCCCTCAAAGGCGGCGGCAACAACTTCGGCATCGTCACCAACTACAAAACCCAAGCCTACCCACAAGGCAACGTCTGGGGCGGtaacctcctcttcctccgcaCCCCAGCCACAGACAAGAAGATCCTCCAAGCTGTCCGCGACTTCACCGAATACAACACCGACGACCGCGCCGCCGTCATCGTCACGGCCGAGCGCGCACAAGTCAATCTCGTCGACTCCTggatcctcttcctcttctacGACGGCCCTACCCCACCTGCAGGAACCTTCACCAACTTCACCTCCATCGGCCCCATAGCCAACACCGCCCGAACCCGCACCTACGCCGACCTAATGACTTTCTCCAACTGGGTCGTGCTGAAAGGATTCCAAGTCCAAATCGGGACAGAAACAATCCCCTTGCCGTCCACGACTCACTCTGTCGAAGTGTTGGAGGGAATCCACGCCCACTGGAGAaacatctccctcaccacgcTCGCCGTTCCCGGGATTGTGGCTAGCATAGCCTACCAACCGTTCCCTAAACGCATTGCTGCCGCGGCGAGGGAAAAGTCCCCTGATTTGATCGATGCTGATCCTGATGCGGATAAGCTGATTATTGAGATGAATTATGCTTTTCTCAACCCGTTGGATTACCCCCTTATGGATGGCAAAATGCAGGAGACATATACCGGGATCCGGGAAAGGGTCTTGAGCTGGCAGGCGGAGGGGAAATTACCTGATAATGTTGACTTGCCGGTGTTTATGAACTATGGGTTCTACAGACAGGATTATTTCGGGAGGTTGAAGCCGGAGAATAGGgcgttggcgagggaggtggcggaggaggttgatccGGAGGGGTTGTTTAGGAATCGGACTGGGGGGTGGAAGCCATAAGCGGTGAGATGTAAAGTCGATGTAGCGTATGTGTTTGGTAGCAGTTAATTATATTCCCCTGTCATCGTCATAACACAactccctccacctcctaTTCCCTACGTCGCTTGCCCTGTTCGAGATCAAGACAAAACTGCCAAACCGCCACCTGGTACTGATTGAGTCCCATATCGTACGCCTTGACAGCGTACACCACTGACGCAACCCCAAGCGCGATGCTCGCCAGCGTGTATATCCCGACCGCGGTGGCTATCCAGAATGTGGCAAACTGCAATAGATTCTCTCCTGCCCTGTTCAGTCGTAGCTGCTGGATTCTCTCTGGTGAGCCCTTTGAGACATGTTTGGATTCAGATAGGTAGTACTGGAAGTTAATTCTTTGTGCAGCTCTTGATTGTTCGGGGGCGTGGGTAGTGGCGCAGGATACTCACAACTTGGTAGGCATGGTCATTGCTGCTCATGAGAGCGAGCCATATATCCACATCGTGACTCGTGAGAAGCTCTTTGCCGATATCAAGGCAGCTCTGCCCGCAGGTTTCGACGCCACTCTTCCCTCCAGGGGAGAGCCGTCCATATCATCAAACTCAGACCACCAAACCAAAGTCCCCTCCACAGCACGAACGAGCAGCTGAGATCATGAAGGTAATCACAATTACCGAGAGGCAAAGACTTTGGCAGAAACCAGCCTTGACGTTCCACATGACACTAGGAGCGAGGCATAAGAACTTGGAACAGCTTGGACTGGCCATTTACAAGGCTCACCAAATTCCGCAAGACTTTTTTCTCTGGTGACGAAGAACAGGTTAAAGACATGGTTAGATTTGTAAGTTTACCCATACACATGGCCCATTTGGAACAAAGGCTGACAAGCGGAAGCGGCTTGAACTTGGTACGCAGTATGCCATCACACCAGGTGGCACGATCCTCCTCAAGGACCAACTCTCTATCACGGAACAAGATCTTGCCAATGGAATTGCCTTGATTGAGCATATTCTATGCCGCATCCCACTGTCCGAACGCCCCAACGTTTACCCCAGCGGTACTGAATGCCATTCTCAATTACTGGACTGGGCCAAAGCTATGACATCGACTCAAACTGTTCGAACGTCAACTCGTCCAAAGACACCAACTAGTAGTATCACATCGCCACGAGGAGTCTCCAAGCGTCCAAGAAACCCCGGTGATGATTTCGAGGTGTCAAAGGCGAAGTGCCGACAGGAAAAGCAAGCGGCACATGATGACTGCCTCAAGTCGATGAAAACATGGAAACCGGGTGCTCGCAAGGGTATCCGATTTATTATCATTCGTAGCTTCGCATTTCCTTTAGTACCTAGGGCTTTTAAATTTAGTTTAGATACTAAGCTTTGTgtcacggttctggaagacaaTGGGGCCACGAGGaaccaatcaggactggACCGCGCGATCGagcggggctcacggtccaggGAGGCAAACGGACCAATAAGATGGGGACCGGGGACCGCGG encodes the following:
- a CDS encoding hypothetical protein (EggNog:ENOG503NZDT; CAZy:AA7; COG:C) codes for the protein MQSLVASLVAVASLISVVKGDTCSELRANTNIEVSAPISPTYIAEQTEYWSASCSALKPSCIIFPKSAAEVSTIISVLNTNDEHFAVKSGGHSPNNYYASVDGGPLISTQNLDHANLDPATGILDFGPGNRLDGLAQKLQGTGWTFVGGRIGNTGTGGLMLGGGLSYMSAQHGWSASSVLEYELVLPNGTITYPSATNHPSLFKALKGGGNNFGIVTNYKTQAYPQGNVWGGNLLFLRTPATDKKILQAVRDFTEYNTDDRAAVIVTAERAQVNLVDSWILFLFYDGPTPPAGTFTNFTSIGPIANTARTRTYADLMTFSNWVVLKGFQVQIGTETIPLPSTTHSVEVLEGIHAHWRNISLTTLAVPGIVASIAYQPFPKRIAAAAREKSPDLIDADPDADKLIIEMNYAFLNPLDYPLMDGKMQETYTGIRERVLSWQAEGKLPDNVDLPVFMNYGFYRQDYFGRLKPENRALAREVAEEVDPEGLFRNRTGGWKP